GGTCTTCGAAGAGCGGGTGCACGACGAGTTCGCGACCGGCGAAATCCCGGGTTTCGTGCACCTCTACGCCGGTGAGGAGGCTTCGGCCGCCGGCGTCTGCCTCCACCTCGACGACCGTGACGCCATCGCCAGCACCCACCGCGGCCACGGGCACTGCATCGCCAAGGGTGTCGACGTCAAGGCCATGATGGCCGAGATCTACGGCCGCAAGACAGGATCCTGTCACGGCAAGGGTGGCTCGATGCACATCGCCGACCTCTCGAAGGGCATGCTCGGCGCCAACGGGATCGTCGGCGGTGGCCCACCACTCATCTGCGGCACCGCGCTCGCCGCGAAACAGCAGGACACCGGCGGTGTCGGCGTCGCGTTCTTCGGTGACGGTGCCAGCAACCAGGGGACGACGCTGGAGGCGCTGAACCTCGCGTCCGTCTGGAACCTCCCGGCGATCTTCGTCGCGGAGAACAACGGCTACGCCGAAGCGACGTCGAGTGCGTGGTCGGTCGCGTCGGACAACATCGCCGACCGGGCCGCCGGGTTCGGCATGCCCGGCGTGATCGTCGACGGATTCGACTTCTTCGCCGTGCACGAAGCGGCGGGCGAGGCGATCGACCGGGCCCGCGAAGGCGGCGGCCCGACCCTGATCGAGGTCAAGTTCACCCGCTACTTCGGGCACTTCGAGGGCGACCAGCAGACCTACCGCGCCGGCGAAGCCGCCCACGCCCGCGAGAACCTCGACTGCCTCAAGCAGTTCCGCGCCCGCGTCGCCGACAGCGGTGAGCTGCCCGAACACGTCCTCGACGACATAGACACCGAAGTCGCGAAGCTCATCGAGGACGCCGTCTCCGAGGCGAAGGCCGCGCCGAAACCCACCCGGGAAGACCTCGAAACCGACGTCTACGTCTCGTACTGAGCACCGGAAGGAGCCGTCGTGCGCACGATCAGCTACCGCGAGGCGATCAACGAGGCACTCGCGCAGGAGATGGAACGCGACGAGTCGGTCATCGTGATGGGCGAGGACAACGCGGGCGGCGCCGGCAGTCCGGGGGAGAGCGACGCCTGGGGTGGCGTCCTCGGTGTCACCAAAGGCCTCTTCCCCAAGTTCCCCGGCCGGGTGCTGGACACGCCGATCTCCGAGTCGGCTTTCGTCGGCGCGGCGATCGGCGCCGCGACGCGCGGGCAGCGGCCGGTCGCGGAACTGATGTTCATCGACTTCATGGGCGTCTGCTTCGACCAGATCTTCAACCAGGCGGCCAAGTTCCGGTACATGTTCGGCGGCAACGCCCGGACGCCGGTGGTGATCCGCACGATGTACGGCGCCGGCCTGCGGGCCGCGGCGCAGCATTCGCAGTGCCTGTACCCCGTCTTCACGCACATCCCCGGCCTGAAGGTCGTCGTGCCGTCGAGCCCGTACGAGGCGAAAGGCCTGCTCATCCAGGCGATCCGGGACGACGACCCGGTGATCTTCTGCGAGCACAAGGCGTTGTACGACACCCGCGGCGAGGTCCCGGAGGACAGCTACACGATCCCGTTCGGCGAAGCGAACGTCGTGCGCGACGGCGGTGACGTGACGATCGTCGCCATCGGCCGCATGGTCGCGATGGCCGAAGAAGCGGCGAAAGAGCTGGCCGCCAACGGTGTCGAGGCCGAGATCCTCGATCCGCGCACCACCAGCCCGCTCGACACCGAAACCATCTTGGAGGGCGTCGGGAACACAGGACGGCTCGTCGTGGTCGACGAGGCCTCGCCGCGCTGCAACCTCGCCACGGACATCTCGGCGCTCGTCGCGAAGGAGGCGTTCGGCTCGCTTCGGGCGCCGATCGAGATGGTGACGCCGCCGCACACGCCGGTGCCGTTCTCCGACGCGCTCGAGGACCTCTACATCCCGGACGCGCAGAAGGTGCTCAACGCGGCGAAGGCGGTCGTGGAGTACCGGCGATGATCCGGCGCGTCACGATGCCCAAGTGGGGCCGGGCGGACGCCGTGCTGCCGCCGCCGGAGAACGCGTTGCCCGAGGTCCGGTACGTCGAAGACGCCGGGCACCTGGTCCATCTGGAAGCCCCCGGTGCCGTCGTCGCCGCGATCACCGCCGGAGGCCGCTGAAGGGCTCTTCGCCGGTACCTCCCTGACCGGCGAAGAGTCCTTCGGCGAGATGGCCGCCATCTTCCGATCACCGGACCGAAAAGGCAGACTGAGGAGGTCGAAAGCGCAAGGAGCGGTGGTTGGGTCAGCGAGACCTCGAGGCAGCGTTGCCGGCTGGGGCGGACCCCCGGCGGTACGCTCGTGTCCTCGCGCAAGTGCACGAAGCGGCCCTGAGCGGCAAAGCGCTGCCCAGCCGCCCGCGGGCGGTCATCGGCGCGTCCTGGCAGCGGATGCGCCGCCTCGGCATGGACCCGGACAGCCGGGCCGCCGCGCCCGTCCTCACCTTCGAAGAGCTGGAAGCACGCCGTCGCACGAGCGGGCTGGCCGAGGCGCTGCCGACCCTGCGCGGCGGCCTGATCAGCCTCGCCGAGCAGGCCGCGCACATCATGGTGATCGCCGACGCGGGCGGTGCGGTCCTCTGGCGTGACGGCAGCGCCGCGGTCCGCCGCCGCGCCGACGGGCTCGGGTTCGTCGAAGGCGTGGACTGGCAGGAAGAGTCCGTCGGCACCAACGCGATCGGCACGGCGCTGGTCGCGCGCAGCCCGGTGCAGGTCTACTCGGCCGAGCACTACGTCCGGGCGCAGCACTCCTGGACCTGCGCGGCCGCGCCGCTGCACGACCCGCGGGACGGCAGGCTGCTCGGCGTCGTCGACCTCTCCGGGCCGGCCTCGACCGTCCACGCGACGACGTTGGCGCTGGTCGACGCCGTGTCGCGGCTCGCGGAGTCCCAGCTGCGCACCACCCACCTCACCGAGCTCGAGAGGCTGAGGGGCTTCGCCGTCCCGGTGCTCGCCAAAGTCGGCGGGCCCGCCGTGGTGGCCGACGAACACGGCTGGGTCGCCGCGGCCGCCGGGCTCGCGCCGGTCGACCGGATCGCGTTGCCCACCGGCCTCGCGCCCGGCCGCGTCTGGCTGCCGGCGTACGGCAGCTGCGCGGTCGAGCCCGTGCCCGGCGGCTGGCTGATCCGGCCCACCGAAAACGAGGCCGCCCCGCCCACCTGTGTCGTCCTCGACGTCCGGTCGCCGCGCGAGCCCGAGCTGACCGTTTCCAGCGCGGCCGGGACCTGGACGCACCGGCTCAGCCCGCGTCACGCCGAGATGCTGTACGTCCTGGCCAGCCACCGCGACGGCCGGTCGGCGTCCGAGCTGTCGGCCGACCTGTTCGGCGACGCCGGCCGCACGGTGACCGTCCGCGCGGAGATGTCCCGGCTGAGGCGCCACTTCGGCGGCATCCTCGGCGCGAAGCCGTACCGCTTCGCCGACGACGTCGAGGTGGTGGTCCGGCGCCCGCCGACCCCCGAAGCCGTGCTCCCGCACTCGCTCGCCCCCGCCATCCGCGGCTGATCCCGCCGAACAGTCCAATGTGGACAGTACGCGGGCGAATTCACCCGGAAAGGTGAAGGTTTCGGCTTGACCGGCCTGCGTGAGCGGCCCTCGGCATGCTGACGTCGGGTGCCGAAGACGGGCCGGCGGAAGCGCGGACCTGATCGCCGGGTGTGTGCGGAAACACCCACGCCGAGATCACGTGCTGATGACAGCGGGCGGTGCCGGTGGCTGCGCGCGCCGCCACTCGGCTACCTTCTGCGGGTACGGCTTTCGGGGAGGAATCGGGGATGACCAGCACTGCGACGGCCCCGGGTCCCACGGCGCCCGCGCCGGGACCCCCACCGTCGCCACCGGACGGCCGCGACCGCGCCGTGGGCCGCAGCGGCCTGCTGGGGCTGCTGGACCTGCCGGGCCAGGGGATCCGCGCGATCATCCGCTCGGCCGCGACCACGCCCGGCCGGCTCACCGTGATCGCCGTCGGGCTGGTGCTGCTCTCGCTCGTGGCCGGGCTGGCCGCGACGCTGTCGGTGCAGGACCGCGACGACACGATCACCGGCGTCATCGACCACCGCGAGCCCCTCGCCGCCGCTTCGCAGCAGGTCTACCGCTCGCTCTCGGACGCCGACGCGACCGCCGCGAGCGCGTTCCTCTCCATCGGTACCGAGCCGCCCGAACTCCGCCTGCGCTACGAGCGTGACGTCGCCGAAGCCGGCGCCGCGCTCGCGAAGGCCGCTTCCGACGCCTCGGACGTCGCCGACGCGGCCGCCCCGGTCGACACCCTGAACCAGCAGCTGCCGGTCTACACCGGGCTCGTCGAGACCGCCCGGGCGAACAACCGGCTCGGCTACCCGGTCGGCGCGTCCTACCTGCGCGAGGCGTCCGAGCTGATGCGGGCGAAGATCCTGCCCGCTGCGCAGGACCTCTACCGCGTCGACACCGAGCGGCTGATCGGCGAGCAGAACAGCGCCACCGGGTTCCCGTGGCTCGCCACGATCCTGATGGTGGCGCTGCTGGCCGCGCTGGTCGTCGCCCAGGTCTACCTGACCCGGCGCACCAACCGGCTGCTCAACGTCGGGCTCGTCGTCGCGACGGCCGCCGTCGTGGTGTCGCTGCTGTGGGGCGCGGTCGCGCTGGTCGTCCAGGGCAGCCTGGTCGGCAGCGGCCAGGACGACGGCTCGCACCGCGTCGACGTGCTGGTCCGCGCGCGGATCGCCGCGCTGCAGGCCCGCGCGGACGAGACGCTGACGCTGGTCGCCCGCGGCGACGGCGCGGCCTACGAGCGGGACTTCGGCACCAACGCGGCCCAGCTGGTCGGCCCGGACGGCAAGGGCGGCCTGCTCGGCGAAGCCCGGGGCCTGATCCAGGGCGGCGACGGCGCCGGGAAGGTCGCCGACGCGACGAAGGCCGCGAACGACTGGCTGAAGGCGCACAAGCAGGTGCGTTCGCAGGACGACGCCGGCCAGTACCAGGAAGCCGTCGACTTCGCCGTGCTGGAGGACAAGACCGACGGCTCGGCACCGGCGTTCCGGCGGCTCGACGACAGCCTCCAGGCGGCGATCGACGTCGGCAGGCAGGAGTTCCTCGACGACACTCACAGCGGCGACCGCGCGCTGACGTTCCTTGCGCCGGGCCTGGCCGTGCTCGCGATCCTCGCGGCGGCGGGTGTCACCATGGGGATCCGGGAGCGACTGAGGGAGTACCGGTGAGCAGGCGGGGGATCACGGGCCGGGCGGGCGTGCTGGCGGTCGTCGCACTGCTGGTGGCGAGCTGCGGCAGTCCCGGGAAACCGGTCGACCCGGCGCCGGCCGGCGACGCGGGCTGGCCGCAGCCCGCGCACGTCGCCGGGCCGGACTCGAGTGCCGGCGGCGGCGCCGACACCAGCTGCAACCCGCTGGCCAGCCTCGCGCCGGACAAGGGGACGTCGATCCCCGACAGCTCGACCATGGCGAAGATCAAGGAACGCGGCAAGCTGATCGCCGGCGTCGACCAGACGACCTACCTGTTCGGCTTCCGCAACCCGACGTCGGGCAACCTCGAGGGCTTCGACATCGACATGGTCAACGAGATCGCCCGCTCGATCTTCGGCGCGCCCGAGGGACGGGTCCAGTTCCGCGCGATCAGTTCGGGGCAGCGCGAGGACGTCTTGAAGAAGCACCAGGTCGACATCGTGGTCCGGACCTACAGCATCACCTGCACCCGCCGGAAGGACGTCCAGTTCTCCTCCGTGTACTACGTCGCGGGTCAGCGGCTGCTGGTCACGAAGGAGTCGAAGGCGACCAAGCTGGCCGACCTGAACGGCAAGAAAGTGTGCGCGGCGAAGAAGTCGACGTCGGCGGCGAAGATCGCGACGGACCCGGCGAAGCTGGTGGCGATCTCGGTGGACAACTGGTCGGACTGCCTGGTGATGCTCCAGCAGGGCCAGGTCGATGCGGTCTCGACCGACGACACGATCCTCGCCGGGATGGCCGCCCAGGACCCGACGCTGCAGGTCGTCGGCGACCAGTTCTCGCAGGAGAACTACGGCATCGGCGTGCCGAAGGACAACGAGGACATGGTCAAGTTCGTCAACGCCGTGCTCGAGAACATCCGCACCAGCGGCGCGTGGCAGAAGAGCTACCGCCAGTGGGTCGAGCCTTCGCTGGGGCAGGCTTCGCCGCCGCAGCCGCAGTACCGGTGAGCGCGTCGCGACTAGGATCGGTTCCCGCACGTCGTCGGGGATCTGGGAGGTAGCAGTGTCGGAGGAGCCGCGCCGTCCTCGGCACGCCGCGCCGGACGACGGGCAGCAGCCGGTGCCCACGCCGACTTGGCAGCCGCCACCCCCGGTGCGCTGGGAGACGCCGGAGCCGTCGATCTCCGGCCGCCTCGACGACGGCGAGCCGTCCGGCGGGGAACAGACCGTCTTCCACGCTCCCGTGCGCCGTCCGCCGACGCCGCCGCGCGGGCAGCCGTCCACCGCGCGTGCGCCGATCCCCGGCGCCGAGGACCCGACCCGCCCGCCGGGCAGCATCAATCCCGTCCTGCCGCCGGTCCAGCCGACGCAGGCGGTGGCGCCGCCGACGCAGGCCGTCCGCCCGGACCCCGACGCGCCCCAGCCGACGAGCGTGCTCGCTTCGCCGACACCGGAAACGCAGAGCATCAGGCCACCGGCGCCGCGGCCGGACACCGGCCCCGGGGCCCCGCTGCCGGACCCGGGCACGGAGAGCGTCCTGCCCGAGCGCACGAGCGAGGGACGGCCGACCGGAACCGGGACGGGCTCGGGGACCGGCAGCGGCTCGGGCTCGGGCCCCGGCGCGTTCCCCGGCACTTCGCGGCGGACGTCGTCGCGGACGTCGCGGTCGCGGCGCGGACGGCTCGGCGCCGGGCTGGTCGACGTCCCGCCGGTGCCCGCGCGCGACCCCGCGTCGGCCGTGCTGACGGACCCCGTGGTGTCGGAGGAAAAGCGGTACTGCGGCAGCTGCGGCGCGAAGGTCGGCCGGGGCAAGGACGGGAAACCCGGTACGGCGGAAGGGAAGTGCGAAAACTGCGGCGCGCCGTTCTCGTTCGTCCCGAAGCTGGAGCCGAACGAGCTCGTCGGTGGCCAGTACGAGGTGCTCGGCGCGATCGCGTACGGCGGCCTGGGCTGGATCTACCTGGCGCAGGACCACAACGTCAGCGACCGCTGGGTCGTCCTCAAAGGACTGATCGACACCGGTGACGCGACGGCGATGGCGGCCGCGGCCAACGAACAGCGGTTCCTGGCCGAGGTCGAGCACCCGAACATCGTCAAGATCCACAACTTCGTGCAGCACCCGGACGCGCACAGCGGCACGACCGTCGGCTACATCGTCATGGAGTACGTCGGCGGCCAGTCGCTGCGGCAGCTCGCCCTGGCGCACCACCGGGAAAGCCGCCGTCCGGAGCCGCTGCCGATCGGCCAGGTCATCGCGTACGGGCTGGAAATCCTGCCCGCGCTGGGCTATCTCCACAGCCAGGGCCTGCTCTACTGCGACCTCAAGCCGGACAACGTCATCCAGACCAACGAGCAGCTGAAGCTGATCGACCTGGGCGCGGTCCGCCGCACCGACGACTACGAGAGCCCGCTGTTCTTCACCACCGGCTACAGCGCGCCGGAACTGCCGACACAGGGCGCGTCGATCGCGTCGGACCTGTTCACCGTCGGGCGCACGCTCGCCGTGCTGAGCTTCGAGTTCACCGGGTACACGACGAAGTTCAAGACGACCCTGCCCGGCCCGGACGCCGTCCCGCTCTTCGCGCTTTTCGGTTCCTACTACCGGTTCCTGCGGCGCGCGACGCACGCCGACCCGGACCGGCGGTTCCTCTCCGCGGAGGAGATGTCCGACCAGCTCACCGGGGTGCTGCGCGAGATCATGGCGCTCGGCACCGGCAAGCCGCGGCCCGGCGCGTCCACCGTGTTCGGCCCGGAGAGCCGCACGTTCGGCGTGCAGCTCGTCGTGCCGGAGGCCGGCGCCAGCGTGCCGCTGCCCGGTGCGGACGAAGTCGTCGCCGGCCTT
This window of the Amycolatopsis balhimycina FH 1894 genome carries:
- a CDS encoding thiamine pyrophosphate-dependent dehydrogenase E1 component subunit alpha, whose translation is MTDTLREAYRLMRTIRVFEERVHDEFATGEIPGFVHLYAGEEASAAGVCLHLDDRDAIASTHRGHGHCIAKGVDVKAMMAEIYGRKTGSCHGKGGSMHIADLSKGMLGANGIVGGGPPLICGTALAAKQQDTGGVGVAFFGDGASNQGTTLEALNLASVWNLPAIFVAENNGYAEATSSAWSVASDNIADRAAGFGMPGVIVDGFDFFAVHEAAGEAIDRAREGGGPTLIEVKFTRYFGHFEGDQQTYRAGEAAHARENLDCLKQFRARVADSGELPEHVLDDIDTEVAKLIEDAVSEAKAAPKPTREDLETDVYVSY
- a CDS encoding alpha-ketoacid dehydrogenase subunit beta, which codes for MRTISYREAINEALAQEMERDESVIVMGEDNAGGAGSPGESDAWGGVLGVTKGLFPKFPGRVLDTPISESAFVGAAIGAATRGQRPVAELMFIDFMGVCFDQIFNQAAKFRYMFGGNARTPVVIRTMYGAGLRAAAQHSQCLYPVFTHIPGLKVVVPSSPYEAKGLLIQAIRDDDPVIFCEHKALYDTRGEVPEDSYTIPFGEANVVRDGGDVTIVAIGRMVAMAEEAAKELAANGVEAEILDPRTTSPLDTETILEGVGNTGRLVVVDEASPRCNLATDISALVAKEAFGSLRAPIEMVTPPHTPVPFSDALEDLYIPDAQKVLNAAKAVVEYRR
- a CDS encoding helix-turn-helix domain-containing protein, which codes for MGQRDLEAALPAGADPRRYARVLAQVHEAALSGKALPSRPRAVIGASWQRMRRLGMDPDSRAAAPVLTFEELEARRRTSGLAEALPTLRGGLISLAEQAAHIMVIADAGGAVLWRDGSAAVRRRADGLGFVEGVDWQEESVGTNAIGTALVARSPVQVYSAEHYVRAQHSWTCAAAPLHDPRDGRLLGVVDLSGPASTVHATTLALVDAVSRLAESQLRTTHLTELERLRGFAVPVLAKVGGPAVVADEHGWVAAAAGLAPVDRIALPTGLAPGRVWLPAYGSCAVEPVPGGWLIRPTENEAAPPTCVVLDVRSPREPELTVSSAAGTWTHRLSPRHAEMLYVLASHRDGRSASELSADLFGDAGRTVTVRAEMSRLRRHFGGILGAKPYRFADDVEVVVRRPPTPEAVLPHSLAPAIRG
- a CDS encoding glutamate ABC transporter substrate-binding protein produces the protein MSRRGITGRAGVLAVVALLVASCGSPGKPVDPAPAGDAGWPQPAHVAGPDSSAGGGADTSCNPLASLAPDKGTSIPDSSTMAKIKERGKLIAGVDQTTYLFGFRNPTSGNLEGFDIDMVNEIARSIFGAPEGRVQFRAISSGQREDVLKKHQVDIVVRTYSITCTRRKDVQFSSVYYVAGQRLLVTKESKATKLADLNGKKVCAAKKSTSAAKIATDPAKLVAISVDNWSDCLVMLQQGQVDAVSTDDTILAGMAAQDPTLQVVGDQFSQENYGIGVPKDNEDMVKFVNAVLENIRTSGAWQKSYRQWVEPSLGQASPPQPQYR
- a CDS encoding serine/threonine-protein kinase, coding for MSEEPRRPRHAAPDDGQQPVPTPTWQPPPPVRWETPEPSISGRLDDGEPSGGEQTVFHAPVRRPPTPPRGQPSTARAPIPGAEDPTRPPGSINPVLPPVQPTQAVAPPTQAVRPDPDAPQPTSVLASPTPETQSIRPPAPRPDTGPGAPLPDPGTESVLPERTSEGRPTGTGTGSGTGSGSGSGPGAFPGTSRRTSSRTSRSRRGRLGAGLVDVPPVPARDPASAVLTDPVVSEEKRYCGSCGAKVGRGKDGKPGTAEGKCENCGAPFSFVPKLEPNELVGGQYEVLGAIAYGGLGWIYLAQDHNVSDRWVVLKGLIDTGDATAMAAAANEQRFLAEVEHPNIVKIHNFVQHPDAHSGTTVGYIVMEYVGGQSLRQLALAHHRESRRPEPLPIGQVIAYGLEILPALGYLHSQGLLYCDLKPDNVIQTNEQLKLIDLGAVRRTDDYESPLFFTTGYSAPELPTQGASIASDLFTVGRTLAVLSFEFTGYTTKFKTTLPGPDAVPLFALFGSYYRFLRRATHADPDRRFLSAEEMSDQLTGVLREIMALGTGKPRPGASTVFGPESRTFGVQLVVPEAGASVPLPGADEVVAGLPIPQVDTDDPAAGVLATTTALEPRGAIEALAGAPRESIEVRLRIVRARIELGELAEAQRQLQAAQYLAIKNGFPHDWRIDWYRGLIELAGGRSRVAHVAFEAVYDDLPGEIAPKLALGVSAEGVGDYFAAARFYELVWRTDRSYVSAAFGLARVYLAQGARAGAVEVLETVPPSSTHYIDAQVAAIKIKTTATKANGRETPVTEHDLLDASARLERLRLDAERRTRLSANVLEAAYEWLRAPKQGGSTPGARVLGCALEERELRFGLERCYRALARLAATIEQRVELVDRANAIRPRTLT